The bacterium HR17 genomic interval GCCCTTCAGGGCGGTCAGTGTAACTGCCGAGCGGTGGGTTATCGGGACGAGCCAACCGACGCCCCAAGTGCGTCGCTGTCCCACCTGTGCCGCTGTTGGGAATGAAGACCAGCGCCTGGCGGGGATCAGGGTCGCCGTTGGCATCGGCAAAAGACGGTGATTGTGCCGGTAGCGGAATGGCAGCCAAAGGTAAACCGCCGCTCGCCCCAAAATGAAATTCGTAGGTGTAAGCGATGATGTTCTGGTTACTTGGGCAACGGAACAGCTGGTCGTTTTTGATGTAGGGCTGCATGATGGCGATCCAGTTGAACGCCGGAGAACCTGCCCCACCGATTCGGTGCGGGACACACCTCTCGTCGTAATCCTGCGAATATTGGGCAGCCCCCAGCCCAATTTGCCGAAGGTTGGAAAGGCAGGACGCTTGCCGCGCCTTCTCTCGCGCCCGACTGAACACTGGGAACAAGATGGCAGCGAGGATCGCGATGATCGCGATCACCACCAGCAATTCAATGAGGGTGAAGCCGACGGACATGCCCTTTGCGGGGCGCAGCGACCAAACGCGTAGCGACATAGCACACAACCTCCTTTTGGCGTGATTTGTTCGGCTGCGGGCGACTTTTATGCCCGCAGGTTCATTGGCTCACCGATGTCGTGGACGCCCGCACAACCAACCGGCAGGGCAAGACGAGCACCTTAGGCGGCTCAAGAGGGGCACTGAGACGCTCCTGCAACAATTGCGCCGCTAACGCGCCTAACTGGTCAAAGGGTTGTTGAACGGTTGTGAGCGGTGGATCTAACAATTCGGCGTAGGGGGCATCGTCAAACCCGACAACCGAAATGTCGTCTGGCACCCGCAACCCCATCCGCCGCAGGCACTTAATCGCTATACCTGCCAGACGGTCGTTGTAGCAAAAGAGGGCTGTGAACGCCAGTTTGCCCCGCTTGGGTTGCACAAACGGGGGCAACCGCTCCATCAATTCGCTTTCGGCGTCGGAACTTAGGCGCAACACCCATTCATCGGGGAAGTCCATGCCCCGCTCCTGCCACACTTTGCGTAGCCCCTGCAGGCGCTTCATGCTGGGCAGCGGATTGGCTTCAGAAAAGACCATCCCAACCCGCCGATGCCCCAGTGCCCACAAGTGCTCGCCGACCAATCGCCCTCCACCTTCGTTGTCCACACCGACGCGCCAAACCGCCACACTTTCCGGCACTTCACCAACCACAACGCAGGGCACTTCTCCGACCGCCACCTCTTCAGGGTGATTGCGTGACCCGACGAAAATCGCACCGTCAACTTCTTGTCGTCGGTAAAGGTGCTGGACCACTTCACAGGCTTGTCTGCGGTCGTGGCTTATATGAACCAACACACGAAACCCTTGTTGGCTGAGCAAGTGGGATAACTCCAGCACGGTGCCGCTGATGAGCAGGGAGTCAGGGCGAGGCGGGCAAAAGAGCGCCACCCGTTGTAACTGGGGCGTGCGCGCCCGCAGGCGTTCTAGCGGGTAACCTAGTTCGCGCGCGACCTCCCAAACCCGGCGCTTCGTCTCCTCGCTCACGAACACACCGTTGCGGCGCCCTGTCAGCGCCGTGGAGACCGTGGCAGGTGAAACTCCTAGCCGCTTGGCGATGTCCCGAATCGTCACCCGATTTGAACTCAATCCCAGTCCCTCCTGACGACAGCGACATCATATGAACGCTCACCAGAAATTATGTCAAAATGTTTGGGGGCGTCAAGGGGGCAAAGGATGTCGGTCTCAAGGTGCGACTTAACCGACGACAAACCCAATCCCGCAAAGGAGCGAACAGGCAAATGACGCTGCGGGTGTGTGTCGGTGGCGCAGCGGCAATGGTGCTGATCGTTGCGCCGGTCGCAGCAGCGCAGTCGTTGGAGCGGCAAGCGCGTGAGGCGCTGTTCCGTGCCGTCCGTTTCCTGCGGACAAAAGTCGCCGTCAACGGCAGTTACCTTTGGCGCTACTCATCAGACTTGACAAAGCGTTGGGGTGAAGGGGAGGCGACGGCAACGCAAGGATGGGTGCAACCGCCAGGCACGCCCGCCGTCGGTATGGCATTTCTGCGAGCCCATGAGGCGACGGGCGACAAGTTTTTCCTTGACGCTGCCGTTGAAACCGCTCACGCCCTTACCGAAACGCAATTGGGGTCGGGTGGATGGGACTACCGTATTGAGTTTCATCCCGAACAGCGCAAGCGCTGGTTTTACCGCAAGGATGTGGAAGCGGGTGAACGCGACCCAAAAGGGCGACGCAACTTCAGCGTTTACGACGACGACAACACGCAGAGTGCTCTGCGCTTTTTGATGCAGGTGGACAAAGCCCTCAAGGGGCGCGACGCCGAAATCCGCAAGGCAATTGACTATGGGCTGGCGAAATTGATGGAGGCGCAATACCCCAACGGGGCGTGGGCACAAGTCTACGACGGTGTCCCTCCGGACCCGAAAAAGTTTCCCGTCTTGCCCGCCCGATTTCCCGAAAACTGGTCGCGCACGCACCCTGGCAAGGGCTACGACTACCATCGCTTTTACACGCTTAACGACGGCGTGATGCTGAACAACATCCGCACACTGCTACAAGCCTACGAGGTTTACGGTAAACCCGCTTACTTGCACGCAGCGAAAAAGGGCGGCGACTTTTTGGTGCTGGCACAAATGCCTGACCCGCAACCCGCGTGGGCACAGCAATACAACTTCGCCATGGAACCTGCGTGGGCGCGGCGGTTTGAACCGCCGGCAATCTCCGCCGCCGAAACGGCGGGCGCTATCCGAGCGTTGCTGGACCTCTACCTCGTCACGGGTGACGAGCGTTACTGGCGCCCTATCCCGAAAGCTGCCATTTGGCTGCAACGGTCACGATTGCCCGATGGGCAATGGGCGCGGTTTTATGAGTTGAAAACGAACCGCCCGCTTTATGTCAACCGCCGCTACGAACTCGTCTACACCGACGACGATTTGCCCCGCCATTACGCCTTCAAGGGCGAATTCGGCATCCCGTCGCTACTCCAGGATGTGGAACGGCTGCAGCGGGGAGGGCGAGAACAACGGCTCGCCCACCGCAACCGCCAGTCTGGCGCTGAGGGTCTGCGGGAACGATTGAGCGAACTGGAAGGACAAGTGCGACGCATCATCGCCGCTCAAGACGCTGAAGGGCGTTGGGTAGAAGACGGAGAAATCCGCACCCGCACCTTCATCCGCTATGTAGAAACGCTGGCGAACTACCTGCTGACTTTGCGCGCCTTGCAGCGCCCACAAAAGTAGCGCATATATGAACACTGACACTGCGGCTCTTCTCCCACTCTTTCCGCAGGCTATTGACACGGTGGACATTTTGCACCACAATATGAAGCGCTCCATATGAAGCGCATCACAAGGCGGGTGGCGATGAATGGCGACTTTAGCCGATGTGGCAAAGCGGGCAGGCGTGGCGTTGTCTACGGTCTCGGCGGTGTTGAACAACCGGCCTGACTGCTTTGTGTCTGCGGAGACGCGCCAACGCATTTTGAAAGCGGCAGCGGAACTGGGCTATCGTCCTCACTACCTTGCGCGGTCGTTGGCAAGGGGCAAGACTGACACGCTGGGCTTGGTTATTTACGAGGTCACCAACCCCTATTTTGCCCGCATCGCCGACGAGGTGGAACGAGCGGCACGGGAAGCGGGCTACCAATTGCTGCTATGCACCAACCGCGACGAACCTGAATGCAGCGACCGCGCGAACTTGGAACTGCTGAGCCAGCGGCGGGTGGACGGGATTTTACTGTGGGCGAGCCGCTATCCCCCAGAAGGCTACACTGTCCCCTTGCCGGACGAAGCCAAGGGGCGGGTCGTCGTGCTGGGCTACCACACAGCAGATGGGACGGACTATGTGTCCGTGAACCGTGCAGAAGGCACCTATCGCGCCACGCAGCATTTGATTGCCTTGGGGCATCGGCAGTTGGGCTACCTTGCCCCTTATGGGGATTTGCATCCTGACCATCCCAAGTTGGCGGGGGTGCTGCAGGCGGTGCAGGAAGCGGGGTTGCCCGAACCGCTGCTTATCCCGACGGACGGGCATTTTCGGGGAGACGGCTACCGTGCTGTGCAGCGGGCACGCGAGTGGCAACCCCGTCCGACGGCGTTGGTCTGCTACAATGACCTGCTCGCCATTGGCGCTCACAAGGGCTTGCGCGAATTGGGTTGGCGCATACCCGAAGACATTGCCTTTGTCGGCTTTGACGGCATCGAAGAAGGCGCGTTTTTAGAAGTCCCATTGACGACCGTTGCTGTGCCCATCGCCGAGATGAGCCAAACGGCAGTGCAGTTTCTCATCAACCGCCTTGAAGGGCGGGCGGAGCGACCACAGCAATTGACCCTTGCCCCACGGTTGGTCGTGCGCCGGTCTTGTGGGGCGAAGGAGGCGTAAAACCCTTTCTACTCAAAGGAGGCGAGTCGTCATGGTCGTGCAGCGTGGCTTCACCCTCATTGAGTTGCTGGTGGTGATCGCGATCATCGCGATCCTCGCGGCGATTTTGTTCCCTGTGTTCAGTCAGGCGCGGGAAAAGGCGCGGCAGTCAGCGTGCTTAGCCAACACGCGCCAGTTGGCTTTGGGCGTCTCCATGTATGCCCAAGATTGGGACGAAACTTTGCCGACATTAGGCACCATTAACGAATGCCGTGGGCGTTGGATGTTCCAGATCAATCCGTATGTGCGCAACCGACAGATTTTCACTTGTCCCAACGCCCCACGCAACGAGTGGGACGGAACGATGTACAGCGACACGACGGGTTACGGTTGGGCAGAGCACATTTGGTCTAAGTGGGACGGCAGCTGGGTTGGCAGTTGTCAGCGGACGACGGGCTACAGTTTGGCAGAAATTCGTAAGCCCGCAGAAACGATAGCCATCGGCGACACGGGGTTCAACGCGACGGGATGGACGCCGACGCAAGGGCGCCCGGGATGGGCGATGTATCGGCGCCCGCCTTGGGTGGGCGATAGCGACCCACGCCCTGGCTACTACCCGCAGTTCCGCCACCTTGCCAGCCAATTTCGTCCCTTCCGCGACACGCAGTTCAATGACACTCTCCAGATGCCCGTGGACGGGTTGTGCAACTTCGTGTTGTTAGACGGGCACGCCAAAGCCTACAAGGCGACGGTAGCCTTCCAACAAGCCAACGCTGAAGACGGCACCCCGTTGACAGGTGGTGATCAGTATGTGATGTGGAACCTCTACTGAAGCGCAGGCAGTGACGGCGTAAAGTAAAAAAGCGGGTGGGGCACCTGCAACCCCGACCCGCGTGAGAGGAGGGAACCAAGGATGTCGGCTTACCGACGCCCTTCATTTTGTCGCTCTTTGTCGCGGCACGCGTTTACGCTCATTGAGTTGCTGGTGGTGATCGCGATCATCGCGATCCTCGCGGCGATCTTGCTGCCGGTGTTCAGCCAAGTGCGCGAAAAGGCGCGAGCGGCTTCATGTTTGAGCAACTCCCGCCAAATCGCCCTCGCATTGCAGCAATACACACAAGACTATGATGAGCGCTTTCCCGTTTTCTACCCGCGTGCGCCGATATGTGTCCATTGGCTCGGCGATGTGGGGCAAGCGAATGTCGGTTCGTGCGCCTACCTCTACGGGTGCCTCTACACCTACCTCAAAAACACCCAAGTTTACGATTGCCCGTCCACGCGCATGTGGCATATGGGCAACTATGCGCTGGTCGGTGTCGGCATCACGATGCCCTCCGGCGTTCCGTCCCGTCCGGTCGCCATGCCCGACTTGGATGAGCCATCCGTCACCATTTTGGCGGCTGAGCCCACCAACCAAAACAACTGCAACGGTTCGTGCGATGGACGGCGGGTAGGGTTTGCCCAGCGAGGCAACCCTGGACGCTTGTCCGTTTTGTGGAACCGTTGGGGCTTTCTGCATCAAGGCGGGCAAAACCTCGTTTTTTGCGACGGGCATGCCAAATGGTGGAAGCAGGAAAAAGCCCTCGGCGACCTGACGACCAACTTTCCCAACTACGCTTTACTCGTTTCGCCCAAGCGAGGCGTCCCGCAGGACCCATGATAAAGCGTTAGCCAGGAGCGCCTCCTGCCGTGTTTTGTGAGTTCAAAGAGGGATGGGACAATGACTACGCCCAAGTCGTTTTTTTACCAAACGGCGCTCGCTTTGGCGGGTGCGACAACTCTGCTGGCAACAGCCCTCCAAAAAGCGGAAAGCGGGCACGCGTTGACCACCACGCCACCGGCGCAGCCGCTTCGCCAAATGGAACGGTTAGGACGGGGCATCGTGGCAGTGCGCATCGGTGATGACCGCGCGTTTGTGGCGTGGCGACTGTTGGCAACGGACCCTGAGGGCATCGCTTTCAACCTTTACCGACGCGTCGGTCACCGTGCGCCGGTGCGGGTCAACACCACGCCCATCACGCAAAGCACTTGCTTTGTGGACAACGGCGTGGATTTCCGTCACCCTGTCGCCTATTTCGTTCGTCCCGTCGTCAACGGTAAAGAGGTGGCTGCCAGTGCCTCGTTTCACTTGCCTGCCAATGTGCCCGTTCGCCCCTATATCACTGTCCCGATGCGCCAAGTGCCCGGCGACACAGCGTGGGTGTATGCGCCCAACGACGCCAGCGTGGGCGATTTAGACGGCGATGGCGAATACGAACTCGTCGTCAAGCGTGAATGGGACGCTTACGACCCCGCACAAAACGGTATCTGTCGGGGCACGACAAAGTTGGAAGCCTACAAACTAGACGGCACTTTCCTGTGGCGCATTGACCTTGGACCCAACATCCGTTCGGGGGCTCACTACACGCCCTTTCTCGTTTATGACTTTGACGGTGACGGCAAAGCGGAAGTCGTTGCCCGCACGGCAGAGTTGACCGTTGACGGCACGGGCAATGTGATTGGCGATGTGGACGGTGACGGGCGCACCAACTATGTCAACCCCCAAACGGGGCGCATCTTGGAAGGACCAGAGTTCTTGTCGGTTTTTGACGGGCGGACAGGGCGTGAAATTGCCCGCACCCGTTACATCCCGCGCGGGAAGGTGTCTGAGTGGGGCGACAACTACGGCAATCGCTGTGACCGCTTCCTGATGGCGATCGCTTACCTAGATGGCGTTCACCCCAGCATCGTCATGTGCCGTGGCTATTACGCCAAAACGGTCTTGGAGGCGTGGGACTTTCACGACGGCAAACTGGTGCACCGTTGGACTTTTGACACGACAGCAAACGGCGGGCGCTTCCGCACTTACGAAGGACAAGGTAACCACAACCTGTTTGTCGGTGATGTGGACGGAGACGGCAAGGACGAAATCATCTACGGTGCTTGCGCCGTTGACGACAATGGCAGCGGACTTTACTCGACGGGTTGGGGGCATGGTGACGCAATGCACCTTTCCGACATTGACCCTGACCGCGCGGGCTTGGAAGTGTTCCAATGCCACGAGCGCCCCCACCCTTACGGCGTGACGCTGCGAGACGCAGCGACAGGCAAGTTGCTGTGGGGTTTTCCTGCGCCCCGCGATGTCGGACGAGCGTTGGCAGCGGACATTGACCCGCGTTTTCGGGGTTACGAGTGCTGGGCAGCAGGGGGTGGGTTGTGGGGCAAGGTGTGGAACTGCAAAGGCGAGAGAATTGCCGACGCCCAGTTGCCCGTCAACATGGCGGTTTGGTGGGACGACGATTTGCTCCGGGAGTTGTTGGACGACACGGTGATTGCTAAGTGGGATTGGCAAGCGGGCAAACTCGTTCGCCTGTTTGACGCCCGCAAATGGGGGTGCGTCTCCAACAACGGCACGAAAGCCAACCCGTGTCTGGTCGCCGACATCCTCGGCGATTGGCGCGAAGAAGTGCTCTGGCGCACCGCTGACAACCGCGCATTGCGATTGTTCGTCAGCACCGTCCCGACACCTTATCGCCTTTACACGCTGATGCACGACCCCGTTTATCGGCTTAGCGTCGCCCACCAAAATGTCGGCTACAACATGCCGACGCAAACAGGCTTTTACTTGGGCGACGGGATGACCCATCTACCCAAACCCCGCATCCTCTGCCGCTGAGTTATCCGATTTGCCAGACGACCAATTCCGACAAGGTGCGTTCCACGAGGGCGTCAACGGGCAACCGCGCTTCTGCCCCTCGGACGGCGTCCAACTTAGGGCGTGTTTCAGGGTGGCGGGCGATCAGCGAGCAACAGTCCTTGTAGGGCAACAGCGACAAATCGTAGG includes:
- the purR_2 gene encoding HTH-type transcriptional repressor PurR — translated: MATLADVAKRAGVALSTVSAVLNNRPDCFVSAETRQRILKAAAELGYRPHYLARSLARGKTDTLGLVIYEVTNPYFARIADEVERAAREAGYQLLLCTNRDEPECSDRANLELLSQRRVDGILLWASRYPPEGYTVPLPDEAKGRVVVLGYHTADGTDYVSVNRAEGTYRATQHLIALGHRQLGYLAPYGDLHPDHPKLAGVLQAVQEAGLPEPLLIPTDGHFRGDGYRAVQRAREWQPRPTALVCYNDLLAIGAHKGLRELGWRIPEDIAFVGFDGIEEGAFLEVPLTTVAVPIAEMSQTAVQFLINRLEGRAERPQQLTLAPRLVVRRSCGAKEA
- the degA gene encoding HTH-type transcriptional regulator DegA, which translates into the protein MSSNRVTIRDIAKRLGVSPATVSTALTGRRNGVFVSEETKRRVWEVARELGYPLERLRARTPQLQRVALFCPPRPDSLLISGTVLELSHLLSQQGFRVLVHISHDRRQACEVVQHLYRRQEVDGAIFVGSRNHPEEVAVGEVPCVVVGEVPESVAVWRVGVDNEGGGRLVGEHLWALGHRRVGMVFSEANPLPSMKRLQGLRKVWQERGMDFPDEWVLRLSSDAESELMERLPPFVQPKRGKLAFTALFCYNDRLAGIAIKCLRRMGLRVPDDISVVGFDDAPYAELLDPPLTTVQQPFDQLGALAAQLLQERLSAPLEPPKVLVLPCRLVVRASTTSVSQ
- the yesW gene encoding Rhamnogalacturonan endolyase YesW, whose amino-acid sequence is MTTPKSFFYQTALALAGATTLLATALQKAESGHALTTTPPAQPLRQMERLGRGIVAVRIGDDRAFVAWRLLATDPEGIAFNLYRRVGHRAPVRVNTTPITQSTCFVDNGVDFRHPVAYFVRPVVNGKEVAASASFHLPANVPVRPYITVPMRQVPGDTAWVYAPNDASVGDLDGDGEYELVVKREWDAYDPAQNGICRGTTKLEAYKLDGTFLWRIDLGPNIRSGAHYTPFLVYDFDGDGKAEVVARTAELTVDGTGNVIGDVDGDGRTNYVNPQTGRILEGPEFLSVFDGRTGREIARTRYIPRGKVSEWGDNYGNRCDRFLMAIAYLDGVHPSIVMCRGYYAKTVLEAWDFHDGKLVHRWTFDTTANGGRFRTYEGQGNHNLFVGDVDGDGKDEIIYGACAVDDNGSGLYSTGWGHGDAMHLSDIDPDRAGLEVFQCHERPHPYGVTLRDAATGKLLWGFPAPRDVGRALAADIDPRFRGYECWAAGGGLWGKVWNCKGERIADAQLPVNMAVWWDDDLLRELLDDTVIAKWDWQAGKLVRLFDARKWGCVSNNGTKANPCLVADILGDWREEVLWRTADNRALRLFVSTVPTPYRLYTLMHDPVYRLSVAHQNVGYNMPTQTGFYLGDGMTHLPKPRILCR